Sequence from the Strix uralensis isolate ZFMK-TIS-50842 chromosome 1, bStrUra1, whole genome shotgun sequence genome:
ATTTATGAGTGCTCTTCTGTGTAGGAAGGGGAAGGCAGTATCTAATTACTTGCTCAACAACATTTGTGCAGGCCTagtgtatgtttttaaacatgtattCATGGGAGAAAATGCTTTTAAGCTTGAGGTCCTGAACTGTTTTCAGTGTGTGATGTTAAGGCACAGCCCAAGCTTGGTGTTTTTTATGATGCCTCTTCCAGTCATTTATGATATTGACAGATGCAGAAATGCATGTGTGCAAGTTATAGTTACATAGAACTCAGTCATCAATGCAGTCACAAGTGACATTTGAGTATCTCTGCCATGAAACATGCAAAGGCAAGATTTTAGGTAACTTCCTTCCTCTTAAGTAATACTGGAGAGTAATGTTAgatcaaatgaagaaaatgaaaaatactatttttccaAATCACTGCAAAATGGAAGAATCAGAAAGTCTTCATCTTCTACTGACTTCCTagaacatgtttaaaaataacttgtttaatACATGTATTAATATATTACTGTTGTAAAGAACAGTTAAACAATATTGCTATAATGGTATTCTGGATGGGACTTTCCAAAATACCCGAGGGAGTCAAGTGCTCATTAACATTTTACTGATCCATTCCCTAGGCACTTTGCATAAAATATCTGCaccatttaaaatttcttaaGTGCATTCTTTACTTGCTCTCTTATATTATAAAAGCAAAACTCCAAACAACAAACACTATGCTTTATGCAGCTAAGTTGGGATGTTTCATTCTACTGTTGACAGACGAGCCAGACAAATGAGGGTCGGACCTGTGTTCCAGCAGAGCTCGGCAGCACGCCTTGCCTATGCTTTGCTACCCTCAAAGCTCTTCTTCTCGTAGCAGATGTTTTGGCTGATGTTTATGAGTGAAAAACATGGTCTGCATGCATGTCAGTATCTTGACACGTGTCCATCAAAGCCACCCACGGAGCTTTTCTGCCATGCCCCAATGGTCCACAGGGCCCCTAAGTGCCTACCTTCCATCGGCAGCAGCGCTGCTTGGCAGCGAGGGCTGTGGGGAGCTCTGGCAGCGCTGCAAGGCTGCTCTTGGGCCCGTTGTCCAGTGGAATGTCTCTCCACCTGGCACACCATCTCTGCAGCTCAGCTTGGGGCTGGAACGTTCTGTACGCACTGCAGAGCTCGTGCTGCGTCTTTGCTCTCTAGGAAACGCCATTCATGTGGTGATAGGTACCGAGTAATAAAATCAGCGCTGTCCTGCGCTTGCCCCTGGAGCTCGGCGAAAACACGGCCCAAGAACAGAGCGGGCAGGTTCTTCTGGCAGCGCACATGCTTCTGTGACACTGGTCCTGGCACGGTGCCTTCTACCACATGCAGGAGGGAGCAACTAGCCATTAACAGCGCAGGTCCAACGCTTGACTTCTGCGCAAAGAGTGCTGGCTGTCCCCCTGTACTGCGGTGCGTGTAACGCAATTAAATGctctttttggttgtttttaaaccAACTTTTCACCATCAGGTGGCATCACCTACTAAGCTTAATTATAATGCTGGTTTACCCTCTTGAAACGTTTGTTCTGAACACATACCACTCCCGTCTCCTTCCCAAGCCCATTCTGCGTTTGTTCCGCTGTATCCCGAGTACCGCCTCGCGTACTGCCAAGAGGCTTTCAAATTTGGGGCCGGTTCTGCACTGACAGGAAAACCCACGCACCATCCTGGTGTATTTTTCACTCATACCCCCATTAAAATGTTCTGCCTTTCCAAGAGAGGGATAACTTTTAACAGTTGTCTCAGAGCATGTTGGTTGTGCTCTGCCATCCCTCCCCTGAGCTCAAACAGAAGCAGCTCGCCAGCTTTGCCACAGCACGGCCCGGCCTCCGCATGTGCTGTCCCCTCCGCCGTTCTTCCGCCCGGGGGCTGCAGCCAAGGCCGCTCTCTTGCCCGCGCCCCGCAGCACCGAAGCTGTCCTCACCCGCTCCCCGAGCTCGGGAGGAGCGGAGCGGGCTGCCGAAGAGAGCGGGACGAGCTCTGGGGACCGCCCGCTCGTCCGCTCCCACCAGACACCCCGCACCCACAGCACatgcgcgcggcggcggcgccgacGGCCACCACGCGGCCACCACACTTCCCCCGCCCGGGCCGCGCGCCCTATCCGCAAGACGCCCGCGCGCGCAGCAGcgagcccccgccccgccgggcgcaTGCGTACCGGCACGCCGCCGGGGAAGGCGCCCCGCGCGCGCACACTCCGCCAGGCGGCACGCGGCCCCGCCTCCGCGCATGCGCAGCCGCGGCTCGGAGGCGGTTTccggccgccgccggggctcCCCCTCCTTTTCTGCTCGCGGGCCGCCATCATGGTAGGTGCGAGCGGCCGGGGCCTCCGCGGCCTGGCGACCCGACGGTCTGCCCGTGCCCTCCTGCCTgtgtctggggagggggagaggaccGCGGCGCCTCgcctgtgctgggctgggacCGGGCCCCGCGTGCGGCCCTTGGGCGGGCGCGGCtggcgggcgggcagggccgtgTTCGGAGGCAGCGCCTGCTGTGGCCGGAGCTGGCGCGTCCGGCCCTGGCGCTTGGCGGCCCGCGGGGCTCCCTGCTGCTCCCCGGCGCCTCTTTCTCCGCCTGCCGCAGCCTCcacgcggggccgggccggcacAAAGTAGTTCAGGGCGTTACCGTGGGCCCTTTGCTCACGCGAAGGGAGTTTGTGCAGTTCGAAAGCTTGGGGAGCTGCTTCGAAGGCTGAGAGAGCCTTGAATCTAGCAATGGCCTTAGGTATATTCGCGCCTAACTCCTGTCAATTTTTGCTGCTCCCAGGTGTTCAAACGCTTCGTCGAGATTGGCAGAGTTGCTTTCATTTCCTTCGGGCCACACGCTGGCAAGCTGGTGGCCATTGTGGATGTCATTGACCAAAATAGGGTAAGCTATGAGTGCTGtagctttattttctcctttctgccttaATAGAAGCTTGTACACTAAGACGGAATGTattgattttaaaggaaattttctgTGAatagatttttcaaagaaataagcAATTGACAAAAAGATGGAATTTAACAGCAgttgtatttgaaatttttagTAGCAAGCTTTTTTCACTGGTAAGTGATAAATTCCCCTCTCTGCTATGTTTCCTAGCAATAGAAGTGGACAAGTGATGTCAGTTGGAGTGGAATGGAATTAATGTATGTTTAAAGGAAATGTTTGGGCTAGGGAACTCTTTTTACTTAATGTTCCtgaaaaagctggggaaaaaaagatgaactaGTATGTCATCTTagttctgtgtgctttttttaaagtgaagtttgtttttttccaaagacaaagATGGACCTTTAAAATTCTTTCGGTAAAGCTTAGATTGTATATGCAAGACTTGGCAGTCTCGGGTTTTGTCGGCATAATGTTTATTTCAATTTTGAACCATTGTGGTCAAGATATTGTTCATATGTTATTAGGAAGCTGCTGTCTAAATCAAGTATGATGGGAAAACTGctacaccaccccccccacccccatttgtttttctttttcaggcacTAGTTGATGGCCCCTGCAGTGGTGTCAGAAGGCAGGCTATGCCCTTCAAGTGCATGCAGCTGACTGACTTTGTTCTCAAGTTCCCACACAGGTGAGTTGTTGGCGGTTTTTTGACCTGTGTAAAAAACCCATGCTGTCACTTGATGACTGAACTATGTGATCTGATGCTTGCTAAATCTAGAAAGTTCATAAGACATTTAAGTCAATGGGTTAATATGTGTGCACAGTGAAAATTCAGCAGACTGTGTTACCGTAGTTGAACACGTTAAAGTTTTCATGGCCAATATTGGCTGATGACCGCTGTTAGGGAGCAAAGGAAATAGCACACTGGCCTGGGCAACTTGCAGATACTTGCGGGGTGGATGGTGGAGGGGGAAGCAGTTACAATAAATACTGTGCAGCTTCGATTCTGCTACTGCTTAGATCACCTTCAGACATGAAATATGTTCCCTGCCTGTAGAACTACACTGTAATTGCAGGAGGCTGAACGCATTCTGTTCTCCTTAGCTTAGTTACTATATGAGTTTCTgcaatttagaaacaaaaattgcCGTCTTTCTGATTCTGAAGCAGTGTTAGGAATAGTGCATGAGTATGCCTCTTGGAGTTGCTCATCCATCTGTCCTAGCAAAGCATTTACACAACAAGATGTTAATTAGGCCACATAGATGTGTCTGGCGTTGACTTTAAGTGTCTGAAGTAATGTAGAAGGGTGATCGTCCCTTGTAGGAAATTTGGTGGGCCAGCATTAGAGAGaacctttatttttataaagactGAATATAATTTTGTGACTGTTCTAATGCAGTGCTCGTCAGAAGTGTGTGCGACTTGCCTGggagaaggaaaatataaatgaaaaatgggcGGCGACAAGATGGGCAAAGAAGATTGAAGCCCGAGAAAAGGtacagtttttcattttgtacTGCTTCTGCTTATAAAATCAGGTGGATTCTAATAAACTGTGTTTTCAACTGCAGGCGAAGATTAAAGATAGACAAGgcatagatttttaaaagttgctaCCAATCGTCTTCAACTTCTTGTGTTTTAACAGTAAATGTGGTTTTGTTCAGTCATTTCTGTACCCACCTTTTTTCCTGCACCATCATTCCTTCGCACCCAGCGAAGGCCTTAAATAGTGAGCTAGTTCCAGATGTGCAGCTAAGCCTAATTTATAGATGATCAATTACTTGTGGAATGCTTTGAAACACTGAGTTTTACtacttgtgtgtgtatgtatatatcaGAGCTTCATGTCTGattcttttcaaacagaaagCCAAAATGACCGATTTTGATCGCTACAAggttatgaaagcaaagaaaatggtaAGTGTTTGAGTGTTACTCTTTGTGGGGTTAATGCTTGTAGCTTTCACTTTAGAGTCACATACAGACGTTAGCAGCCTTACTTTTATAGCTGACTTGGGTTATGGACTGGCACAAAGTATGTGACTGCCTTGAATTTTCCATGCTTCTTTGGTCACCACTTTCTCCTCAGTAGTTGCTCAAACTTGAATCAACGTGATCTGTTTGTCAGTCCTCCAAGTCATAGCTGAGGAAGGAACTACCTGCTGATGAAATCAGATATTCTTGATGGGTTGCTGTTAGTATTTCATTCTATAATGAAGGTCTTTTGCACATGAAATATTGGGGTGCTCAAGTTATCAGCAAGAATGATGTTGTCCCCTTAGTCGATCAGAAGTTTTAGGTggaatttgacattttaaatgtaaCACGTGGTAAGTCTTTTGACTATATAATTGGTTAGCAATTATCAAAAAATCCAGAATCTGAAAGCTTAGAATTCAAGGCATAATATTTGAGCTGTTGCTGTTTTCATTCTGATGAATAGTAAACACTTTTGGTTTTTACAGAGAAACAGGATCATCAAGCATGAAATGAAGAAGCTCCAGAAGATGTCTTCTAAAAAAGGCAAGAAGCCAGAAAAGTCAGAGAAGTCGGAGAAGGCGCCCAAGTCAGAGAAGGTGCAGAAGGCACAGAAGGCGCAGAAATAAATGAACTTCTCGTTATGTATGACTGTGTCCTTGTTCTGATTCTTTAAAACTAACAAATGGTTAAACATCTGATTTAAATTGTAATCATAAGTTCACTTTTGCTTCTGACCAAGAGTTGTTGTCTGTCTCATTTATTAATGTCCAAGTGTTGGGTTCTAGTGTTTTCCAGGAACACGCAGAAATGTTTTTCGTCATGTTCTGTGAAGTTGACCATACAGACTATGCTCAGTACTCCATACCTAATGCCAGTTGGAATAGTTGCATACTCAGTTATTTGAAGTAGGTCAGGTCCTGATATTTTAAAGCAGTCTGCTACTTAAATGGTTGGGAATGAACAAAATTACTTGCACAGTCTTGAGCATGAAAGATGAGAAATAATCAATTTTACTACTTACCCTGTATAAATTGAGGCATAACCTGAAAATACGTGTTCTGGATAGAATAGAAGTTATGTCAGTGTTTGAAAGACTGACAAATTGATGTTCAAATGCTTTAAATTACttcatattttctaaaaaatttcCACTGTTCAACTTTAGGAAGTGATCTGGAATACTTCAGATGTCTAACACCACAGTTGTCTTGCAAGCACAGTTACAATAATTAGTGACATATTAATAAGATGGAAATTGGTGACTTGTGTTTAAGCATGCTTGTTTTTTGGAATGTTCAAAGTTAAGAGTTTATGTCATGAGTTATGAGCCTGATTAGTCCCTTAAACTATGCAGCTTATAATTCCTGCTTTTTAATCAAAACTATTAAGTAAAAGGGGACATGTCCTAAAAGCTTCTGAATCTACCTGAAACACTGAAGTGCTAGATTTAGGCTTTGGACTATAATGTTTACTCATTTCAGTGTCAGCATCcatctttttctgtgttttctcctgtgtAGTTTGTTAGTTTGTTGGCAGGGgatatattttcttcatattgaATGAAGAGCTCTGGTAAttgaaaagcaaattatttttacagtcaaATATAAAATGGAGGTTGTAAGATCTTTAAATATATTGTCGAATATATgatcaaatatatattttcaaatacacCCATAAGCATGTGCTTTTACAAATGTGTGCTTTTAAGTAGTTGGATGGGTAGTGTTGCTTATATCAGCCAGAACTGGGCATCTGCACGCTCAAACACTTAAAACGATGCGGTGTGGTCTTGAGCTGTTTGTGTGCCTTTGGAAATTGGGTTCAAGCACATGGTTGATGCAAATGGATATAACaactaaggaaaaagaaatgatgCAAATTGGGATTAAAACCCATGTTCAGACATCTGGAGATACTGAttttaaactggattttaaaGTGATTAAATCCACCTACTCTGAAACTGAACTTGAAAGATGTATCAACCTGGAGGTCCTTTCAGGTGAGAGTTGTTCCTTAGGGTttaggtgttgttttttttttaatatgtactaCTGTTAGGCTCAGTTATATAAGACTGGGGAAAAATTCGTAAAAGTGCCTGTAGAGAAAATAGATACGCCTTCAATCCTAACAAGCTCACAAATGCTTATTCTGTGTTATTTGCTCATTCTTAAAGGTGCTTGCTTCCAAA
This genomic interval carries:
- the RPL14 gene encoding large ribosomal subunit protein eL14, yielding MVFKRFVEIGRVAFISFGPHAGKLVAIVDVIDQNRALVDGPCSGVRRQAMPFKCMQLTDFVLKFPHSARQKCVRLAWEKENINEKWAATRWAKKIEAREKKAKMTDFDRYKVMKAKKMRNRIIKHEMKKLQKMSSKKGKKPEKSEKSEKAPKSEKVQKAQKAQK